The genomic DNA GCATACATATTCTAACATAGAGTTTGTTAAGTTTGGGTACAGGGGTAAACTAAAAATTGTATTGGATAAAGCCTCCGTAGTTGACAAACCTGATATAGGCAACTTAACCAAATCTGATTTGTAGTAAGCACCTGAGAGGTGGGGTGGAATAGGATAATGAATTAAAGTTCCTATGCCATATTCAGCTAGCTTAGACATTAAGTAGTTCCTCTCCCTATGGGCAACAACAAACAAGTGCCACACTGAGTCGGTAATAGAAATTTGGGGTAAGCACAAGCTAGTTCCGTTCAAGCAGTCCAAATACTTGCTTGCCATTTCTGATCTTCTTAGATTCCATTCATCTAGTTTGCGCAATTTGACCCGTAAAAAGGCTGCTTGCAGTTCATCAAGTCTACTGTTGTATCCCTGTAGTTCATTGTAATACTTCTTCCGAGAACCATAATTGCGCAAAAGCCTTACTCTTTCTGCCAACTCTGGGTCGTTAGTTGTTACTGCTCCTCCATCCCCGATCGCTCCCAAATTTTTAGTGGGATAGAAACTAAAAGCTGCCGCATACCCCAAATTACCAGCCTTCTTACCCTTGTAGGTTGCCCCATGTGCTTGCGCCGCATCCTCCAAAACGAACAAGCCATACTTTTGAGCAATACTGTTGATCTCATCCATATCTGCTGGATGCCCGTATAGATGAACAGCAATGATAGCTTTGGTTTTATCTGTAATTGCCTCCTCAATCAATTTAGGGTTGATATTGTAAGAGTTGGGGTCAGGTTCTACA from Pseudanabaenaceae cyanobacterium SKYG29 includes the following:
- a CDS encoding DegT/DnrJ/EryC1/StrS family aminotransferase; its protein translation is MKVPFLDIKSQHLEIKEELRQAYERVINSGSYILGREVEAFEQEFADYCGTKYCIGVGNGLDALFLILKAIEIGTGDEVIVPANTYIATWLSVSRTGATIVPVEPDPNSYNINPKLIEEAITDKTKAIIAVHLYGHPADMDEINSIAQKYGLFVLEDAAQAHGATYKGKKAGNLGYAAAFSFYPTKNLGAIGDGGAVTTNDPELAERVRLLRNYGSRKKYYNELQGYNSRLDELQAAFLRVKLRKLDEWNLRRSEMASKYLDCLNGTSLCLPQISITDSVWHLFVVAHRERNYLMSKLAEYGIGTLIHYPIPPHLSGAYYKSDLVKLPISGLSTTEALSNTIFSLPLYPNLTNSMLEYVCDKLSMIFEKYG